A genomic segment from Thermostichus lividus PCC 6715 encodes:
- the sufR gene encoding iron-sulfur cluster biosynthesis transcriptional regulator SufR produces the protein MTLTSDTKHDILHCLLRDGHLSAQELAVQLAISPQAVRRHLKEMEAAQLVTYDVLSGTVGRPQYRYTISEAGREELRQLQRRQHTSGSKGFALELLESVAATLGPDQVHDVLQVAWRRKAIDYRQQMGNGSLCERLARLVALRQQEGYMAEFYPVHEVGQPPAYLFTEYNCAISAVAQSFPAVCDHELQMFAIALEDCAVERTHWIVDGEHRCGYLIRPRS, from the coding sequence GTGACTCTCACATCGGACACAAAACACGACATCTTACACTGTCTGCTCCGGGATGGGCACCTGAGCGCCCAAGAGTTAGCGGTGCAGTTGGCCATTAGCCCCCAAGCGGTGCGCCGTCATCTCAAGGAGATGGAAGCGGCGCAACTGGTGACCTACGACGTTTTGTCGGGGACAGTGGGTCGTCCTCAGTATCGCTATACCATTAGTGAAGCAGGGCGCGAGGAACTGCGGCAATTGCAGCGGCGGCAGCACACCAGTGGCTCTAAAGGCTTTGCCCTAGAGCTGTTAGAATCGGTGGCAGCCACGCTGGGGCCTGATCAGGTTCATGATGTTTTGCAGGTGGCATGGCGACGCAAGGCCATAGACTACCGCCAACAAATGGGGAATGGCTCCCTTTGCGAACGCCTCGCCCGATTGGTGGCACTGCGCCAACAGGAGGGGTACATGGCAGAATTTTACCCGGTGCATGAGGTCGGTCAGCCCCCCGCCTATCTCTTTACCGAATATAATTGCGCTATTTCAGCAGTGGCACAATCCTTTCCGGCAGTGTGCGATCACGAGTTGCAGATGTTTGCGATCGCCTTGGAAGACTGTGCCGTTGAGCGCACCCACTGGATTGTGGATGGCGAGCATCGCTGTGGTTACTTGATTCGTCCCCGCAGCTAG
- the gndA gene encoding NADP-dependent phosphogluconate dehydrogenase gives MSQQDFGLIGLAVMGENLALNVERNGFSVAVYNRTPARTEAFMAERAVGRKFKATYTLEEFVASLSRPRRILAMVKAGQPVDDLIAQLKPLLEPGDILIDGGNSLYTDTERRGAELEAVGLCFVGMGVSGGEAGALNGPSLMPGGSPDAYKALEPILTKIAAQVDDGPCVTYIGPGGAGHYVKMVHNGIEYGDMQLIAEAYDLLKNVLGLNHQQLHEVFKEWNGTPELNSFLIEITSQIFTYIDPETQLPLVDVIVDAAGQKGTGRWTVETALDMGVAIPTITAAVNARIMSSIKAERLAAAQQLPGPSASFSGDVNAFIDKIRDALYCSKICSYAQGMALIAKASRELFDNRLNLGEIARIWKGGCIIRAGFLNKIKQAYDENPDLPNLLLAPEFKQTILDKQAAWREVMLEATRLGIAAPAFGASLEYFDSYRRDRLPQNLTQAQRDFFGAHTYERLDKPGTFHTEWVPIQESAPVTR, from the coding sequence ATGTCACAGCAAGATTTTGGACTCATTGGCCTCGCTGTTATGGGGGAAAACCTTGCCCTCAACGTCGAACGCAATGGTTTTTCAGTGGCCGTTTACAATCGTACCCCTGCCCGTACGGAGGCGTTTATGGCCGAGCGCGCTGTTGGCCGTAAATTTAAGGCGACCTATACTCTCGAAGAATTTGTAGCCTCTCTCTCTCGTCCGCGGCGAATTCTGGCCATGGTGAAAGCAGGACAGCCGGTGGATGATCTCATTGCCCAACTCAAGCCCCTTCTTGAACCCGGAGACATTCTGATTGATGGGGGTAACTCGCTCTATACCGATACTGAGCGGCGAGGTGCTGAACTAGAAGCTGTAGGTCTGTGCTTTGTTGGTATGGGGGTGAGTGGCGGTGAAGCAGGGGCGCTCAATGGCCCTAGCCTCATGCCTGGCGGGAGTCCCGATGCCTACAAGGCATTGGAGCCCATTTTGACGAAAATTGCGGCGCAGGTGGATGATGGCCCCTGCGTGACCTACATTGGGCCTGGGGGAGCAGGTCACTATGTGAAGATGGTGCACAATGGCATTGAGTATGGCGATATGCAACTCATTGCCGAAGCCTACGACCTCCTTAAGAATGTGCTGGGGCTGAATCATCAGCAACTCCACGAGGTGTTTAAGGAATGGAACGGCACTCCGGAACTCAATTCGTTTTTAATTGAAATTACTAGCCAGATTTTTACCTATATTGACCCTGAGACTCAACTGCCCTTGGTGGACGTGATTGTGGATGCGGCTGGTCAAAAGGGGACGGGTCGCTGGACGGTGGAAACGGCTCTTGATATGGGGGTGGCTATTCCAACGATCACTGCAGCGGTCAATGCCCGCATTATGTCGTCAATCAAGGCGGAGCGACTGGCCGCAGCACAACAGCTTCCAGGACCAAGTGCTAGCTTTAGTGGCGATGTGAATGCGTTTATTGATAAGATTCGCGATGCTCTCTACTGCTCAAAGATCTGCTCCTATGCCCAAGGGATGGCACTGATTGCCAAAGCCTCGCGGGAGTTGTTTGACAACCGCTTGAATTTGGGTGAAATTGCCCGCATCTGGAAAGGAGGCTGCATTATTCGCGCTGGTTTTCTGAACAAAATTAAGCAGGCCTATGATGAAAACCCTGATCTGCCAAACCTATTGCTGGCACCGGAGTTTAAGCAAACTATTCTGGATAAACAGGCAGCTTGGCGGGAGGTGATGCTGGAGGCTACTCGTTTAGGTATTGCTGCTCCAGCCTTTGGTGCGTCTTTAGAGTATTTTGATAGTTATCGGCGCGATCGCCTGCCGCAAAATTTGACCCAAGCGCAGCGCGACTTTTTTGGTGCCCACACCTACGAGCGCCTTGATAAGCCCGGCACATTTCACACCGAATGGGTGCCGATTCAAGAGTCTGCGCCGGTAACGCGCTAG
- a CDS encoding alpha/beta fold hydrolase, with translation MRQLAAIASYRYGIERDWCWRGWQSRYSFWQPPVPSDYPLLLLHGFGASLRHWRHNLRTLGTHHPTYALDLMGLGAAEKPIAPYTADFWAAQVHAFWQHLIGKPTILIGNSIGALIALTCAYRYPQMAAGVVMLSLPDPAIRDELIPRAIAPLVNSIEWLFTAQWLLRGLFYAIRRPAIVKRWAQLAYANPTCVDAELLEILLTPAYDRHADRAFSQIIQAMTRPSFGTSAKVMLQAIPQPLLLIWGQQDRFIPPQLAALFQQVHTNLQLVRLAAAGHCPHDEQPTEVNQIILEWLSTCVLEVSPHDQQTKF, from the coding sequence ATGAGACAACTAGCTGCGATCGCGTCCTACCGCTACGGCATTGAGCGCGACTGGTGCTGGCGGGGGTGGCAGAGCCGTTATAGCTTTTGGCAACCGCCGGTTCCATCTGACTATCCATTGTTGTTGCTGCACGGCTTTGGCGCTTCGCTACGGCATTGGCGACATAATTTACGAACCTTAGGCACGCATCACCCCACCTACGCCTTAGATTTAATGGGGCTAGGAGCCGCCGAAAAACCGATCGCCCCCTACACTGCTGACTTTTGGGCAGCGCAGGTTCATGCCTTCTGGCAGCACCTCATCGGTAAACCCACCATTCTTATTGGCAATTCCATTGGTGCTCTCATTGCCTTGACCTGTGCCTACCGCTACCCCCAAATGGCGGCTGGGGTCGTGATGCTCAGCTTGCCGGATCCTGCCATCCGGGATGAGCTAATCCCGCGGGCGATCGCCCCTCTTGTGAACAGTATTGAGTGGCTCTTTACGGCTCAGTGGCTGCTGCGGGGGCTGTTTTATGCCATCCGTCGCCCCGCTATTGTCAAACGGTGGGCACAACTGGCCTATGCCAACCCCACCTGTGTGGATGCCGAATTGCTCGAGATTCTGCTCACCCCTGCCTACGATCGCCATGCCGATCGCGCCTTTAGCCAAATTATTCAGGCTATGACCCGCCCAAGCTTCGGCACCAGTGCTAAAGTCATGCTGCAAGCCATACCACAGCCTTTACTATTAATTTGGGGACAGCAGGATCGCTTCATTCCCCCCCAGCTTGCCGCCCTATTCCAGCAGGTACATACCAACCTACAATTAGTGAGACTAGCTGCGGCAGGGCATTGTCCCCACGATGAGCAGCCCACCGAAGTGAACCAGATCATTTTGGAGTGGCTCAGCACCTGCGTTTTGGAGGTTTCCCCCCATGACCAACAAACGAAGTTCTGA
- a CDS encoding TolB family protein: protein MLQHGVNLLFYGLLLVLLGGCWGGSYLLLPTEPLGGGLNSLAREESPQLSYDGRYLVFVSDRPGYRAIFLFDVAQRQLIPLPGLNRPGIVQDQPSISGDGRYIAFRSEARGRSDIVVYDRLTRQQDIITATWQGEVQFPAISGDGRFVSFQSDRNGQWNIEIYDRGVRSPLPVAPDN, encoded by the coding sequence ATGCTGCAACATGGTGTTAACCTGCTCTTTTACGGGCTATTGCTGGTATTATTAGGCGGCTGTTGGGGCGGTAGCTATCTATTACTCCCCACGGAACCTTTGGGTGGTGGCTTGAATTCCTTGGCACGCGAAGAATCACCACAGCTTTCCTATGATGGCCGTTATCTCGTCTTTGTGAGCGATCGCCCCGGGTATCGTGCCATTTTTCTATTTGATGTAGCGCAGCGGCAACTGATCCCCTTGCCCGGCTTAAACCGCCCGGGCATTGTCCAAGATCAACCAAGTATTAGTGGTGATGGTCGCTATATTGCGTTTCGCTCAGAAGCCCGCGGCAGGTCAGATATTGTGGTGTACGATCGCCTGACGCGGCAGCAAGACATTATTACCGCCACATGGCAAGGAGAGGTACAATTTCCGGCAATTAGCGGTGATGGCCGCTTTGTGAGCTTCCAATCTGACCGTAATGGCCAATGGAATATTGAAATTTATGATCGCGGTGTACGCTCTCCGCTACCTGTGGCACCGGATAATTGA
- the sufB gene encoding Fe-S cluster assembly protein SufB, with product MSATVQSLVNQPYKYGFVTQIETDSIPRGLNEDVIRLISAKKNEPEFMLEFRLRAYRQWLKMTEPTWPRVSYPPIDYQDIVYYSAPKQKEKLKSLEDVDPVLLETFEKLGIPLSEQKRLTNVAVDAIFDSVSVATTFREELAKQGVIFCSMSEALQEYPDLVQKYLGSVVPIGDNFYAALNSAVFSDGSFVYIPKHTRCPMELSTYFRINNGESGQFERTLIIAEEGSYVSYLEGCTAPMFDTNQLHAAVVELVALDNAEIKYSTVQNWYAGDENGKGGIYNFVTKRGLCLGRNAKISWTQVETGSAITWKYPSCVLVGDNSVGEFYSVALTNHCQQADTGTKMIHIGKNTRSTIVSKGISAGRSTNSYRGLVKIGPKAAGARNYSQCDSMLIGDHSGANTFPYIQVQNSTAQVEHEASTSKIGEDQLFYFAQRGISAEDAVSMMISGFCRDVFNQLPMEFAVEADRLLSLKLEGSVG from the coding sequence ATGTCGGCAACGGTACAATCCCTCGTCAACCAGCCTTACAAATACGGCTTTGTGACTCAGATTGAGACAGATAGTATCCCTCGTGGTCTCAACGAGGATGTCATTCGTCTCATTTCCGCCAAGAAGAACGAGCCGGAGTTTATGCTTGAGTTCCGGTTGCGAGCCTATCGGCAGTGGCTCAAGATGACTGAGCCAACGTGGCCGCGGGTTAGCTATCCCCCCATTGATTATCAAGATATTGTCTATTACTCAGCACCAAAGCAAAAGGAGAAGCTCAAGAGCCTTGAGGACGTTGACCCGGTGCTGCTAGAGACGTTTGAAAAACTGGGCATTCCCCTCTCAGAGCAAAAGCGGCTGACCAATGTGGCCGTGGATGCCATTTTTGATAGCGTCTCAGTGGCCACCACCTTTCGCGAAGAGTTGGCCAAGCAGGGGGTTATTTTCTGTTCGATGTCCGAAGCGCTACAGGAGTACCCCGACCTTGTGCAGAAGTACTTGGGGAGTGTGGTACCCATTGGCGATAACTTCTATGCCGCCCTTAATTCGGCGGTATTTTCCGATGGGTCGTTTGTTTATATTCCCAAACACACCCGCTGTCCGATGGAACTGTCCACCTATTTTCGGATTAACAACGGTGAGTCAGGGCAGTTTGAGCGCACCCTCATTATTGCGGAGGAGGGAAGTTACGTCAGTTACTTGGAAGGCTGCACAGCACCAATGTTTGACACAAATCAACTCCATGCGGCGGTGGTGGAGTTGGTCGCTCTCGATAACGCTGAGATTAAATACTCAACGGTTCAGAACTGGTACGCTGGGGATGAAAATGGCAAAGGCGGCATCTACAACTTTGTGACGAAGCGCGGCCTATGCCTAGGGCGCAACGCCAAGATCTCTTGGACTCAGGTGGAAACAGGGTCTGCCATTACGTGGAAGTATCCCAGTTGTGTTCTGGTAGGGGACAATTCTGTGGGTGAGTTTTACTCGGTTGCTCTTACCAACCACTGTCAGCAGGCGGATACTGGTACGAAAATGATTCACATTGGCAAGAATACCCGCAGTACCATTGTGTCTAAGGGCATTTCGGCGGGGCGTTCTACAAACAGTTACCGTGGCTTGGTGAAAATTGGCCCAAAAGCAGCGGGAGCGCGCAACTATTCCCAGTGTGACTCGATGCTGATCGGTGATCACTCTGGTGCCAATACGTTTCCCTATATCCAAGTACAAAACTCTACCGCCCAGGTGGAGCACGAGGCCTCGACATCCAAGATCGGTGAGGATCAGCTATTCTACTTTGCCCAGCGGGGCATTTCGGCGGAGGATGCTGTCTCGATGATGATTAGTGGGTTTTGCCGCGATGTCTTTAACCAATTGCCGATGGAGTTTGCGGTGGAAGCCGATCGCCTCCTCAGCTTGAAGCTCGAAGGCAGTGTGGGCTAG
- the sat gene encoding sulfate adenylyltransferase — protein MLSDVSEINDAIAPHGGILVNRILSPEQKQYWRDRADQLPRVRLDERAVSDLELIAIGGFSPLTGFMGQADYERVVTEMYLENGLPWSIPITLSVTAEVAAPLELGQTIRLDNAAGEFLGILELTEKYTYDKRHEARCVYRTEDDKHPGVNVVYQQGEVNLAGPIWLLERHPHPQFPSYCIDPVESRALFRSKGWRTIVGFQTRNPIHRAHEYIQKCALEIVDGLFLHPLVGATKEDDIPADVRMRCYEIMLEHYYPRDRVILAINPAAMRYAGPREAIFHALVRKNYGCTHFIVGRDHAGVGDYYGTYDAQHIFDEFDPAALGIVPLKFEHAFYCTRTQSMATSKTSPSKPEERIHLSGTKVREMLRRGELPPPEFSRPEVAAELARAMRQPHLSAL, from the coding sequence ATGTTGAGCGACGTCAGTGAAATAAACGATGCGATCGCCCCCCATGGGGGTATCTTGGTGAATCGAATTCTGTCCCCTGAACAAAAGCAGTACTGGCGCGATCGCGCCGATCAGCTACCGCGCGTGCGCCTTGACGAGCGAGCCGTGTCCGACTTAGAACTTATTGCCATTGGCGGCTTTAGCCCCTTGACAGGGTTTATGGGACAGGCGGACTACGAGCGGGTAGTTACGGAGATGTACCTAGAGAACGGCCTACCGTGGTCAATTCCCATTACCCTCTCTGTTACTGCTGAGGTCGCCGCGCCCCTAGAGCTGGGTCAGACCATCCGCCTTGACAACGCCGCCGGTGAGTTTCTTGGTATTCTCGAGCTGACCGAAAAATATACCTACGACAAACGCCACGAAGCCCGCTGTGTCTATCGTACAGAAGACGACAAGCATCCGGGTGTCAACGTTGTCTATCAACAGGGAGAGGTGAATTTAGCCGGCCCCATTTGGCTCTTGGAGCGGCACCCTCACCCGCAATTTCCGAGTTACTGTATCGATCCGGTGGAGTCCCGCGCCCTGTTCCGCAGCAAAGGCTGGCGCACCATTGTGGGATTCCAAACCCGTAACCCCATTCACCGCGCCCACGAATACATCCAAAAATGCGCCCTAGAAATCGTCGATGGCCTATTTCTGCATCCCCTTGTCGGCGCAACGAAGGAAGATGACATCCCAGCGGACGTACGGATGCGCTGTTATGAAATTATGCTAGAGCACTACTATCCTCGGGATCGGGTCATTTTAGCCATTAACCCGGCTGCCATGCGTTATGCTGGCCCGCGGGAAGCGATTTTCCATGCCCTTGTTCGTAAAAATTACGGCTGTACTCACTTTATTGTGGGGCGCGACCATGCGGGGGTAGGGGACTACTATGGCACCTACGATGCCCAGCACATCTTTGATGAATTTGATCCGGCAGCTCTTGGCATTGTCCCCTTAAAATTTGAGCACGCCTTCTACTGCACCCGCACCCAGTCTATGGCCACAAGCAAAACCAGTCCTAGTAAACCAGAGGAGCGGATCCATCTGTCTGGCACTAAAGTGCGAGAAATGTTACGCCGGGGTGAACTGCCGCCTCCAGAATTTTCTCGCCCTGAGGTGGCTGCTGAACTGGCTCGGGCAATGCGACAACCGCACCTGAGCGCTCTGTGA
- the cobM gene encoding precorrin-4 C(11)-methyltransferase: protein MIVENGTQPKAGVYFVGAGPGDPELLTLKGQRLIQQADVIVYADSLVPSGILQFAAATATCIPTAALTLEEILPLMISAVEAGKVVVRLQSGDPSLYSAIHEQIQRLAAAGIEVEVVPGISAYQLAAARLKAELTLPELVQTIILTRASGRTRVPAAEELASLAAHQASLCLYLSANCVQRAQQQLLAHYPPDTLVAIGYRLGWPDEQLWLVPLSEMASVSQQQRLTRTTLYLISPALAAQHVTPFQGRSCLYSPEHHHLFRPD from the coding sequence TTGATTGTTGAAAACGGTACTCAACCCAAGGCTGGTGTCTATTTTGTGGGGGCTGGGCCTGGAGATCCAGAATTATTAACCCTGAAGGGACAGCGCCTGATCCAGCAGGCAGATGTCATTGTCTATGCCGACTCCTTAGTGCCGAGTGGTATTTTGCAATTTGCAGCAGCAACAGCAACTTGTATCCCCACAGCAGCACTGACTCTCGAAGAGATCCTGCCACTGATGATTAGTGCCGTCGAAGCGGGCAAGGTGGTCGTGCGCTTACAATCAGGGGATCCCAGTCTGTACAGTGCGATTCACGAGCAAATTCAACGCTTAGCCGCTGCCGGTATTGAGGTGGAGGTGGTTCCCGGAATTAGTGCTTATCAGTTAGCTGCCGCTCGCCTGAAGGCAGAATTAACACTGCCAGAGCTGGTGCAAACCATTATTCTTACCCGTGCTAGCGGTCGCACTCGCGTGCCTGCTGCCGAGGAATTAGCGAGTTTAGCGGCTCATCAAGCTAGCCTGTGCCTTTATCTGAGTGCCAATTGTGTCCAACGAGCACAACAACAGTTGCTTGCCCACTACCCTCCAGACACCTTGGTGGCTATTGGTTATCGCTTAGGCTGGCCCGATGAGCAGTTGTGGCTGGTGCCGTTGTCAGAGATGGCCAGCGTTAGCCAACAGCAACGGCTGACACGCACTACCCTATATTTGATTAGTCCTGCGTTAGCCGCCCAGCATGTCACACCGTTTCAAGGGCGATCCTGCCTTTACAGCCCTGAACATCATCACCTCTTTCGACCTGACTAA
- a CDS encoding nicotinate phosphoribosyltransferase yields the protein MLKSLRQKLQGMMEFLMEAFGRIFTPRNDHYPSTGVQPFSGTRPRKS from the coding sequence ATGTTGAAATCATTACGACAAAAACTACAGGGGATGATGGAGTTCTTGATGGAAGCCTTTGGGCGGATCTTTACCCCTCGCAATGACCATTATCCCTCCACTGGGGTGCAACCCTTTTCGGGAACTCGTCCCCGCAAAAGCTAG
- a CDS encoding WD40 repeat domain-containing protein: protein MTNKRSSEIGLLLGTLVLSAAVAGVAYWQLSTRWTGDNPVSPSTAQPSRWQKVALAMTLRGHDDEVNAVALSGDLLVSGGDDRVLHFWNLATGTELGQASGHTDWIYALVITPDGQTVISGSKDNSIKLWSTGDRQLRHTLSGHHDFVNGLALTPDGRTLASASYDHTVKLWNLSTLQEIATLGGHNGIMLTVAISNDGRFLATGGVDTQIRLWDLQAQRLLRTLEGHTSDVNSLAFTPNNAQLVSGSDKDGIKVWNLTTGELEHQFSAESGQVFSVAVSPDGSTIASGHGDQTVKLWSLSGDLLRTLKGHSGSVYSVVFGQDQLISASEDTTIKVWRILPET from the coding sequence ATGACCAACAAACGAAGTTCTGAGATTGGTCTTCTCTTGGGCACCCTTGTGTTAAGTGCTGCGGTGGCTGGGGTGGCCTACTGGCAGTTAAGTACCCGCTGGACAGGGGATAACCCCGTCAGCCCCTCCACAGCACAGCCCTCACGATGGCAAAAAGTAGCACTGGCGATGACACTGCGGGGGCACGACGATGAAGTCAATGCCGTTGCCCTCAGCGGTGATTTACTCGTCAGTGGCGGCGACGATCGCGTCCTCCACTTTTGGAACTTAGCAACTGGCACAGAACTTGGGCAAGCCAGCGGTCATACTGACTGGATTTATGCCCTTGTCATCACACCCGATGGTCAAACGGTGATCAGTGGCAGTAAAGACAACTCCATTAAGCTTTGGAGCACCGGCGATCGCCAACTGCGCCACACCCTCAGCGGTCACCACGACTTTGTCAATGGCTTAGCCCTCACTCCCGATGGGCGTACCCTAGCCAGTGCCAGCTACGATCATACCGTCAAGCTCTGGAATCTGAGTACCCTCCAAGAAATTGCCACCCTAGGCGGCCACAACGGCATTATGCTCACCGTTGCCATTAGTAACGATGGCCGATTTTTAGCTACCGGTGGGGTCGATACCCAGATTCGCCTTTGGGATTTACAGGCTCAACGGCTGCTGCGCACCCTTGAAGGGCACACCAGTGACGTTAATAGCCTTGCCTTTACCCCCAACAACGCCCAACTCGTAAGCGGCAGCGATAAAGATGGCATTAAGGTATGGAACTTGACCACAGGCGAACTCGAACATCAGTTTTCCGCTGAGAGTGGTCAAGTCTTTAGCGTCGCGGTCAGCCCCGACGGCAGCACCATTGCCAGTGGCCATGGCGATCAAACCGTCAAGCTTTGGTCACTCTCCGGCGACCTGCTACGCACCCTCAAAGGTCACTCTGGTTCGGTTTATAGCGTTGTGTTTGGCCAAGACCAACTGATCTCCGCCAGTGAGGATACCACCATTAAAGTGTGGCGAATTTTACCCGAAACCTAG
- a CDS encoding glycoside hydrolase family 3 N-terminal domain-containing protein, with the protein MTNLNVWDHLSLAQQVAQMVVVRASGYRYDRQIQYPAWEPDATTLQTWVQELGVGGVILLGGSAVEVAERCRQLQGWANLPLLLAADIEEGVGQRFSGATEFPPPAALGAIAQRDLNRAIELATAMGASTAAEALALGLNWVLAPVVDVNNNPANPVINVRAFAETPALVSALAQAFIRGARQFPVLTAAKHFPGHGDTATDSHLELPVLPHDRDRLDVIEWPPFQAAITAGVDSVMSAHVLLPALDAEYPATLSSAILTGILRQKMGFEGLIVTDALVMGAIANTYGTAAAAVKAVEAGADILLMPPDPPAAIAAVVAAVESGRISPDRIQASLQRIQKAKARLHNLAIDLDYCQTTPAVAIATAIQEESLQRAGKELLAVPLGVNCLIVDDALRSSFLPRTCPALTLPPQWGFQERLVIDQFTPVDAITALAAKPTLVQVFSRGNPFRGNAGLSTSAIATLQHLQQQGAVAALVVYGSPYVYRELTGALPANLPRVFSYGHSPAAQAIALPALAG; encoded by the coding sequence ATGACAAATTTGAACGTATGGGATCATCTCTCCCTTGCCCAGCAGGTTGCGCAAATGGTGGTGGTGCGAGCCAGTGGTTATCGCTACGATCGCCAGATTCAGTATCCGGCTTGGGAACCCGATGCCACCACCCTCCAGACATGGGTGCAAGAGTTAGGGGTAGGGGGTGTGATCCTTTTGGGGGGCAGTGCAGTTGAAGTGGCCGAGCGCTGTCGTCAATTGCAAGGATGGGCCAACCTACCGCTGTTGCTAGCAGCTGATATTGAAGAAGGCGTGGGTCAACGTTTTAGTGGTGCCACGGAATTCCCGCCCCCAGCGGCATTAGGGGCAATTGCGCAGCGAGATCTAAATCGCGCCATTGAACTGGCAACGGCCATGGGAGCCTCTACCGCAGCGGAAGCCCTTGCCTTGGGGCTGAACTGGGTGTTAGCGCCGGTGGTGGATGTCAATAATAATCCGGCTAATCCGGTCATTAATGTCCGCGCCTTTGCGGAAACCCCAGCCTTGGTGAGTGCCCTTGCCCAAGCCTTTATTCGTGGTGCCCGTCAGTTCCCAGTTCTCACGGCGGCGAAGCATTTTCCGGGGCATGGCGATACCGCCACCGATTCCCACTTAGAACTGCCAGTTCTCCCCCACGATCGCGATCGCCTTGACGTCATTGAATGGCCTCCCTTTCAAGCAGCCATTACCGCCGGGGTAGATAGTGTTATGAGTGCCCATGTGCTCTTACCCGCCTTGGATGCAGAGTATCCAGCCACACTCTCATCTGCCATCTTGACGGGAATTCTGCGCCAAAAGATGGGGTTTGAGGGGTTAATTGTCACCGATGCGCTGGTGATGGGGGCGATCGCCAATACCTATGGCACCGCCGCCGCTGCCGTCAAAGCCGTGGAAGCGGGTGCCGATATTTTACTGATGCCCCCAGATCCGCCTGCCGCCATTGCGGCGGTGGTAGCAGCAGTGGAGTCGGGGCGGATCTCCCCAGACAGGATTCAGGCCTCGCTGCAGCGCATCCAAAAGGCAAAAGCTCGTTTGCATAACCTAGCAATTGATTTAGACTACTGCCAGACTACGCCTGCGGTGGCCATTGCAACCGCCATCCAAGAGGAAAGCTTACAGCGCGCCGGCAAAGAACTCTTAGCGGTGCCCCTTGGGGTGAACTGCCTGATTGTGGATGATGCCCTGCGAAGCAGTTTTTTACCCCGCACCTGCCCTGCCCTCACCCTTCCCCCCCAGTGGGGCTTTCAAGAACGACTGGTCATCGATCAATTCACGCCCGTGGATGCCATTACCGCCCTAGCGGCTAAACCTACCCTTGTGCAAGTATTTAGTCGCGGCAATCCCTTTCGCGGCAACGCTGGACTCAGCACGAGCGCGATCGCCACTCTCCAGCATTTGCAACAGCAAGGGGCAGTGGCAGCGTTAGTAGTCTATGGCAGCCCCTATGTCTATAGAGAACTCACTGGTGCATTGCCAGCCAACCTGCCAAGGGTGTTTAGCTATGGTCACTCACCCGCTGCCCAAGCCATCGCCCTGCCAGCTCTTGCAGGCTAG